The region aaggaaagttttaagcctaatcttaaaagtagagagggtgtctgtctccctgatctgaattgggagctggttccacaggagaggagcctgaaagctgaaggctctgcctcccattctactcttacaaaccctaggaactacaagtaagcctgcagtctgagagcgaagcgctctattggggtgatatggtactatgaggtccctaagataagatgggacctgattattcaaaaccttataagtaagaagaagaattttaaattctattctagaattaacaggaagccaatgaagagaggccaatatggatgagatatcctctctccttctagtccccgtcagtactctagctgcagcattttgaattaactgaaggcttttcagggaacttttaggacaacctgataataatgaattacaatagtccagcctagaggaaataaatgcatgaattagtttttcagcatcactctgagacaagacctttctgattttagagatattgcgtaaatgcaaaaaagcagtcctacatatttgtttaatatgcgctttgaatgacatatcctgatcaaaaatgactccaagatttctcacagtattactagaggtcagggtaatgccatccagagtaaggatctggttagacaccatgtttctatgatttgtggggccaagtacaataacttcagttttatctgaatttacagagatgagtccactgtccgaggccataagaagatcatttgtaaccttcactaatgctgtttctgtactatgatgaattctaaaacctgactgaaactcttcaaatagaccattcctctgcagatgatcagttagctgttttacaactaccctttcaagaatttttgagagaaaaggaaggttggagattggcctataattaactaagatagctgggtcaagtgatggctttttaagtaatggtttaattactgccaccttaaaagcctgtggtacatagccaactaacaaagatagattgatcatatttaagatcgaagcattaaataatggtagggcttccttgagcaccctggtaggaatggggtctaatagacatgttgatggtttggatgaagtaactaatgaaaataactcagacagaacaatcggagagaaagagtctaaccaaataccggcatcactgaaagcagccaaagataacgatacgtctttgggatggttatgagtaattttttctctaatagttaaaattgtgttagcaaagaaagtcatgaagtcattactagttaaagttaaaggaatactcagctcaatagagctatgactctttgtcagcctggctacagtgctgaaaagaaacctggggttgttcttattttcttcaattagtgatgagtagaaagatgtcctagctttacggagggcttttttatagagcaacagactctttttccaggctaagtgaagatcttctaaattagtgagacaccatttcctctccaacttacgggttatctgctttaagctacgagtttgtgagttataccacggagtcaggcacttctgatttaaagctctctttttcagaggagctacagcatccaaagttgtcttcaatgaggatgtaaaactattgacgagatactctatctcacttacagagtttaggtagctactctgcactgtgttggtatatggcattagagaacataaagaaggaatcatatccttaaacctagttacagcgctttctgaaagacttctagtgtaatgaaacttattccccactgctgggtagtccatcagagtaaatgtaaatgttattaagaaatgatcagacagaagggagttttcagggaatactgttaagtcttctatttccataccataagtcagaacaagatctaagatatgattaaagtggtgggtggactcatttacattttgagcaaagccaatagagtctaataatagattgtgttgaggctgtcattctcagcatctgtgtggatgttaaaatcgcccactataattatcttatctgagctaagcactaagtcagacaaaaggtctgaaaattcacagagaaactcacagtaacgaccaggtggacgatagataataacaaataaaactggtttttgggacttccaatttggatggacaagactaagagtcaaactttcaaattaattaaagctctgtctgggtttttgattaattaataagctggaatggaagattgctgctaatcctcctcctcggcctgtgctatgagcattctgacagttagtgtgacttgggggtgttgactcatttaaactaacatattcatcctgctgtaaccaggtttctgtatgcttaaatagatttttactggttattggtggtctgggagcagacaccgtctctacggggatggggtaatgaggggatggcagggggagagaagctgcagagaggtgtgtaagactacaactctgcttcctggtcccaaccctggatagtcacggtttggaggatttaagaaaattggccagatttctagaaatgagagctgctccatccaaagtgggatggatgccgtctctcctaacaagaccaggttttccccagaagctttgccaattatctatgaagcccacctcattttttggacaccactcagacagccagcaattcaaggagaacatgcggctaaacatgtcactcccggtctgattggggaggggcccagagaaaactacagagtccgacattgtttttgcaaagttacacaccgattcaatgttaattttagtgacctccgattggcgtaaccaggtgtcattactgccgatgtgaattacaatcttaccaaatttacgcttagccttagccagcagtttcaaatttccttcaatgttgcctgctctggcccccggaagacaactgactatggttgctggtgtcgctaacttcacatttctcaaaacagagtcgccaataaccagagtttgatcctcggcgggtgtgtcgtcgagtggggaaaaacggttagaaatgtgaacgggttggcggtgtacacggggcttctgtttagaactacgcttcctcctcacagtcacccagtcggcctgctttcccggctgctcgggatctgccagaggggaactaacggcggctaagctaccttggtccgcaccgactacaggggcctggctagctgtagaattttccacggtgcggagccgagtctccaattcgcccagcctggcctccaaagctatgaataagctatagttattacaagtaccgttactgctaaaggaggccgaggaataactaaacatttcacacccagagcagaaaagtgcgggagagacaggagaagccgccatgctaaatctttgatcaggatatgtcattcaatgcacatattaaacaaatatgtaggactgcttttttgcatttgcgcaatatctctaaaattagaaaggtcttgtctcagagtgatgctgaaaaactaattcatgcatttatttcctctaggctggactactgtaattcattattatcaggttgtcctaaaagttccatgaaaagccttcagttaattcaaaatgctgcagctagagtactgacggggactagaaggagagagcatatctcacccatattggcctctcttcattggcttcctgttaattctagaatagaatttaaaattcttcttcttacttataaggttttgaataatcaggtcccatcttatcttagggacctcatagtaccatatcaccccaatagagcgcttcgctctcagactgcaggcttacttgtagttcctagggtttgtaagagtagaatgggaggcagagccttcagctttcaggctcctctcctgtggaaccagctcccaattcagatcagggagacagacaccctctctacttttaagattaggcttaaaactttcctttttgctaaagcttatagttagggctggatcaggtgaccctgaaccatcccttagttatgctgctatagacttagactgctggggggttcccatgatgcactgagtgtttatttctctttttgctctgtatgcaccactctgcatttaatcattagtgattgatctctgctcccctccacagcatgtctttttcctggttctcttcctcagccccaaccagtcccagcagaagactgcccctccctgagcctggttctgctggaggtttcttcctgttaaaagggagtttttccttcccactgtagccaagtgcttgctcacagggggtcgttttgaccgttggggtttttccgtaattattgtatggcttttgccttacaatataaagcgccttggggcaactgtttgttgtgatttggcgctatataactaaaattgatttgatttgattcataatccagagatggagaactttaaactgtcacacacgtcattgtatgacacagagttaaagagctgcagctgcataaatcaattaagtaaatcatcataaattgtaaatttgatagtttaactatttttatatttattttgatagcacctgtacctggatgtgtttctgtatgtcgctaaatgattaaaaaaaatgttgaaacattaaaagttcattcagtagttcagcgcggTTTGAACCAAAATGGTGCTATGTTCTGAGTGACgccactctctgaataaaggcacTCTAGACCCAAGGTGTCCCTCACCAGCAAATTTCAATAAACCCCATTtgcgagatttttttttttctgtgatacTCAAAGAAAAATAACTTGCCTTGCAGCTAGAAGGGTACTCATTGGAGAGCTCACCTCCTTTGAGTTACAGTACTATTTTAATTGGATTAAATTTGAATTGCTCCTATTCCAGGCCAAATTTAACCGGTTAACCACATTTAATGATAATTAATTAGAAACCTGAGTAATTCTGTAGCTAACAAACCAGTAAAGTGTCTCAGAGGAAAACCTCCTTCACTGAGATAATAACAGAACAATGTCCATCAGATATTGCTGTCCTCCAATCAGCACTTCTACCAATTCTGGTGCATTTTATGATGTAATAAAGTGGAACTTTAACAAAAGAAAACATAACTTATATAACTTCTTTGTCGGATACCAAACCAAACCTATTCTAGCTTAaacaatcagagggagtttttcttactactgttgcctgtgttctcactctgggggttggtgaggttcgaccttacttgtgtgaagcaccttgaggcaactttgttgtgatttggtgatttataaatgaaaataaattgaaacagcAATATGTTGCAACATGCAGATCCCAACCCATATGGATTTCTTGGGCCCAATAAGATGCTAGGGAGTAAAAAAGTTGTGACgatatatctgctgatatataCATTCAGCGATTCCTCACATTGCTTGTCCGGGTCGCGGTGGCAGTAGACCGGGCAGTTcatctgacactttcccaacctcAGCCAaatcctccacctcctcctgggggatcccgaggcattcccaaaccaggTGGGAAATATAATCCACACACTCTCGAGTCAGATTAGCAGTCAGTGTCACAGTTTAACATGATCTtcattataaataattacaaataaAACCAACCAATGTAGGTCAGGCTGCCATCACTCGGACTGGCAGCCTCCATGTAGAACTGCtcaatatttgcataaaatagacttcttgtctacTTCAGCCCCATCGAGCTACCAGCATAGCAACCACTTGTTTTTTGGACAAATTATGTAATAACGCCATTTCCAACTAAACACAATGTTTTCATCATTGTTTActcagtaaaataaaagttttcatattgtcAAAAATAACAGGTGActgtatgtttgtgaaaggctgctGACATCATCACCGACATATCGTCTGGGCTCCAGTTACAAACTGAAAACATGATGCAGAGCTTTCGAAGggaaaatgctaaaataccctcggctgtatggaaGAGTgtatagaaagaatgtgaccttttgacctcttaaaataggtccaggttagccatctttgaacttgtccaaggtctgtgtccaaagaacgttccctgtgaatttgaagactgtggcagtaacagaACTGGAGTTATTACatccattccatccatccattttcttccgattTATCCAGAGTcgtgtcgcgggggcagcagctcaagcaaagccgcccagacctcccgatccacacacacttcccccagctACTCTGGGGGAACCCGAAggcccaagccagccgagagatgtagtccctccagcgtgtcctgggtcttccccggggcctcctcccaatgggacatgcccggaaaacctctccagcgaggcgtccagggggcatctggaaaacatgcccgagccacctcaactgactcctttcgatgtggaggagcagcggctcgactccgagctcctcccgagtgaccgagctcctcaccctatctctaagggagcacccagccaccctgcggaggaaactcatctcggccgcttgtactcgtgatcttgttctttcagtcatgagccaaatctcatgaccataggtgaggatcggaacttagattgatcggtaaatcaagagctttgcccccctactcagctctctcttcaccacgacggtccgatacagtgaccgcatcactgcagatgctgcaccgatccgtctatcgatctcacgctccatccatccctcactcgtgaacaagaccccgagatacttaaactcctccacttgaggcaaggacactccaccgacctgaaaagggcaaagcacctttttccggtcgagaaccatggccttggatttggaggtgctgattttcatgccggacgcttcacactcggctgcaaaccgccccagtgcacgttgaaggtcctgatttgacgaagccaacagaaccacatcgtccgcaaacagcagagacgagattctgtggttcccaaaccagacccactctacaccctggctgcgcctaggaattctgtccataaaaataatgaacagaaccggtgacaaagggcatccctgggggaggccaacgtgcactggaaacaggtttgacttactaccggcaatgcaaaccaagctcctgctgcggtcgtacagggatcggatagcccttagcaaaggaccccggaccccgtactcccggatcaCTCCCCACAGGGGgcactgagggacacggtcgaacgccttctccagatccacaaaacacatgtggactggttgggctaactcccatgaacccttgagcacctgatggagcgtgtagaagtggtccagtgtgccgcgaccaggacgaaaaccacactgctcctccagaatccgaggttcgaccatcggtcgaattctcctctccaatactctggaatagaccttactggggaggctgaggagtgtgatccccctatagatggaacacaccctccggtcccccttcttaaacagagggaccaccaccccggtctgccaatccagaggcactgtccccgatcgccacgcgatgttgcagaggcgtgtcagccaagacagtcccacaacatccagagacttaaggtactcaggacggatttcatccaccccaggagccttgccaccgagaagctttctaaccacctctgtgacttcagcctgggtaatggatgagtccgcctctgagtccccagtctctgcttcctcttcggaagacgtgacgatgggattgaggagatcctcaaagtactccttccaccgcccgacaacatccccagtcagggtcaacagctctccacccgcactgtttacggtgcgggtggagagctgcttccgcctcctgaggcgttggacggtttgcgagaatctcttcgaggccaaccgatagtcctcctccataacctccccaaactcctcccagacccgagtttttgcctctgtgaccgcacgggctgcggcatgcttggcctgccggtacctgtcagctacctctggggtcccacctaccaacaaagataagtaggactccttcttcaactTGACGTCATCCCTtatttccggtgtccaccaccgggttcagggattgtcgccgtgacaggcaccagagactttgcgaccacagctatgagcggccacatcgacaatggaggtggagaacatggtccactcggactccatgtctccaacctcccctgggatctgggagaagctctcgcTGacggagggttccgccagtcgttcccagcagaccccgacgatacgtttgggcctgtcaggtctgaccggcttcctcccctcccagcgaatccaactcaccaccacgtggtgatcagtcaacagctctgcccctctcttcacttgagtgtccgagacacgtggccaaaggtcagactacaaagtcgatcattgacctctggttcagggtgtcctggtgccacgtgcacttatggacacccctgtgctcgaacatggtgttcgtgatggacaaactgtgactagcacagaagtccaacaactgaacaccactcgggttcagatcggggaggccgtgcttcccgatcacccccctccaggtctcactgtctccacccacgtgggcattgaaatcccccagttgAACAATTTACAGcctctggcaataattatggaatcgccggcctcggaggatgctcattcagttgtttaattttgtagaaaaaaaaatcagatcacagacatgacacaaaactaaagtcatttcaaatggaaactttctggctttaagaaacactataagaaatcaagaaaaaaaattgtggcagtcagtaacggttacttttttagaccaagcagagggaaaaaaatatggaatcactcaattctgaggaataaattatggaatcatcctgtaaattttcatccccaaaactaacacctgcatcaaatcagatctgcccgttagtctgcatctaaaaaggagtgatcacaccttggagagctgttgcaccaagtggactgacatgaatcatggctccaacacgagagatgtcaattgaaacaaaggagaggattatcaaactcttaaaagagagtaaatcatcacgcaatgttgcaaaagatgttagttgttcacagtcagctgtgtctaaactctggaccaaatacaaacaacatgggaaggttgttaaaggcaaacatactggtagaccaaggaagacatcaaagcgtcaagacagaaaacttaaagcaatatgtctcaaaaatcgaaaatgcacaacaaaacaaatgaggaacgaatgggaggaaactggagtcaacgtctgtcaccgaactgtaagaaaccgcctaaaggaaatgggatttacatacagaaaagctaaacgaaagccatcattaacacctaaacagaaaaaaaacaaggttacaatgagctaaggaaaagcaatcgtggtatgtggctgcatgtcaggtaaaggcactggggagatggctgtcattacatcatcaataaatgcacaagtttatgttgatattttggacacttttcttatcccatcaattgaaaggatgtttggggatgatgaaatcatttttcaagatgataatgcatcttgccatagagcaaaaactgtgaaaccattccttgcaaaaagacacatagggtcaatgtcatggcctgcaaatagtccggatcttaatccaattgaaaatctttggtggaagttgaagaaaatggtccatgacaaggctccaacctgcaaagctgatctggcaacagcaatcagagaaagttggagccagattgatgaagagtactgtttgtcactcattaagtccatgcctcagagactgcaagctgttataaaagccagaggtggtgcaacaaaatactagtgatgtgttggagcgttcttttgtttttcatgattccataattttttttcctcagaattgagtgattctatattttttccctctgcttggtctaaaaaagtaactgttactgactgccacaatttttttttcctgatttcttatagtgtttcttaaagccagaaagttgccatttgaaatgactttagttttgtgtcatgtctgtgatctgctttttttctacaaaatgaaacaactgaatgaacatcctccgaggccggtgattccatcatttttgccaggggttgtagatactgAACAGAGACGGGAAGTCTTCACAGCACCTGGTGGCCTTATTTTGgcttcaggtaaaaaaaaaaaaaaagtaataaaaaaaataaatctgtgtGTTCGGCGCAAAGATTCGCCGGGTTCCTTTCACACGTCACTGATCAATGTCTGTCTTTAACACGTTTCTGTCAGTTTGATAAAAGTTAGAtaatgagttttttttgtttgtttttttctattcTCCGACGCACAAACATTCCTCATTGGCGAAGGTGGGATCACGTGACCTCACCTGTGTCCGCCCGGCAGGCGGTGATTGAAGGGGTGTGTCTGCACGTGCGGCGCCGGGAGGCGGAGCCGCTCGGACAGGAGTAAGTGACGTCAGCCCGCCAGCGGTGAAACAAACATGGCGACGGAGCGGAGCGGCCAGCGCGGCGGGGCTCTGACCGTCGTGGTGTTCGTGTGGAGCGCCGTCACCGGAGCCGCGGAGGCGGTGTCCGGCGGCAGTCAGGTGCTCGGCATGCGGCTGGAGAGGAGCGACCGTCCGGCCTCCACCACCGAGGACGGCGTCATCCAGCTGACGGAGGAGAGCTCGGCGCTGCTCCGCTTCTACGGGCTGCAGCTGCACGCGGGCACCGGGACGCACATCCGCTTCACGGAGCTGCTCCCGCGCGGAGgagaggaggagcagcaggaggagcagCGGGACAACCGGACCTGCGTGGACTTCACCCAGGACATCACGGTCGGCACCGTCATGAACGTCAGCAGCCGCGGCACCTCCGGGCTCGTCACCGTGCGCGTGAAGCCGCTCCGCAAGAACGAGGCGCGGAAGGAGTACGCGCTGTGCGCgcgcggcgcggagggcagcggcTGGCTGCTGCTCGGGGACACCGACGGCCGCGTGCTAGTGGTGGAGGAGAAGAAGTCCCTGCTGCCGCTGTGGCTGCAGGTCGGCCTGATCTGCTGCCTGCTGGCGCTGTCCGGCATGTTCAGCGGCCTGAACCTGGGTCTGATGGCCCTCGACCCCATGGAGCTCCGGATCGTGCAGAGCTGCGGCACCGACAAGGAGAAGAAGTACGCGCGCAAGATCGAGCCCATCCGGAGCAAAGGCAACTACCTGCTGTGCTCGCTGCTCCTGGGGAACGTGCTGGTCAACACCACTCTCACCATCCTCCTGGACGACCTGATCGGCTCCGGCCTTGGGGCCGTGGTGGCCTCCACCATCGGCATCGTCATCTTCGGCGAGATCGTGCCCCAGGCGCTGTGCTCCCGGCACGGGCTGGCGGTCGGTGCCAACACCATCGTCCTGACCAAGTTCTTCATGCTGCTCACCTTCCCGCTGTCCTTCCCGGTCAGCAAGCTGCTGGACGTGCTGCTGGGCCAGGAGATCGGCACCGTGTACAACCGGGAGAAGCTGGTGGAGATGCTGAAAGTGACCGAGCCCTACAACGACCTGGTCAAAGAGGAGCTGAACATGATCCAGGGCGCGCTGGAGCTGCGCACCAAGACGGTGGAGGACGTCATGACGCCGCTGGCCAACTGCTTCATGATGCAGGCGGACGCCGTGCTCGACTTCAACACCATGTCGGAGATCATGGAGAGCGGCTACACGCGCATCCCGGTCTACGACGACGAGAGGTCCAACATCGTGGACATCCTGTACGTGAAGGACCTGGCCTTCGTGGACCCGGACGACTGCACCACTCTGAAGACCATCACCAAGTTCTACAACCACCCGGTGCACTTCGTCTTCCACGACACCAAGCTGGACGCCATGCTGGAGGAGTTCAAGAAAGGTCAGTCTGCGTTGACATGACCTCCacctgctttctctctctctctgtgtgtgtgtgtgtgtgtgtgtgtgtgtgtcagtgtgccaGCTGCTTGCATATAGGCTGCATTGAATAACATCCGAAGTGCCTTGAAACATTTTTTTATCCTCAGACTTTTATCTATTTAAAATCTGGAATCTTCAACCCTAAATGAGGAAAAAGTTGACAAAAATACAAATTTAACAAACGAGCAAACAAGTAAATCAagtaatccatccattttctatacactTACTCATCAGTGAcatcagtcacagggtgtgaggcgggttcaccctggacaggacgccagtctgtcacagggtcacatacagacacacaaacacagtcacacctacagatgttttaaagtttccagtccatctaacctgtgtgtctttggatgtgtgaggaagcccacacaaacacggggagaacacgcaaactccacacagaaaggacacaggtgggaatcgaccccatggccttcttgctgtgaagcaacagtgctaaccactaagccacagtgctgcctgtGGCTGGTTCCATTTAttgtaaatataaggattaaatcagtTTGTACAGCCAGTTTTTGAGaggagtcaggggatggataaatATACAGGCGCATCTCAAAAAACTACAAAATTGTAGAAAAGTTCAACATTTTTTTGTCAGACATTTTCAGAGAGTGAAAATGTTACATCTTCTGGTTTCAATCCAAAGAATCTAAATTGTTTcaatcatttttaaaattttaattttaataattacAATCTACAAATAGAAAATGCAAATCTCATGATATTAGAATATTTTAGAAGATCCATTTTAAAAAAGGATTTGTAATACACAAATACCTAAGTTTGGCTGTGGCTTCTTTTGAATGAATTCCAGCATCAGTGTGGTGTGGAGGTGATCAGTCTGTGGACCTGCTGAGGTCTGCTGgaagtccaggttgctttgatagcagccttcagGTCTTACCTGGTGCCTGTAGTCTTCCACACTGACATTACCCCATAGAGAATCTAAGGAATGTCTGTGTGGACAATCGGGTACCATAATACCACAGTCAGCAAACCAGGTACTAGTAGTTTGGACACTGTGAGCAGATGTAGAGTCca is a window of Thalassophryne amazonica chromosome 17, fThaAma1.1, whole genome shotgun sequence DNA encoding:
- the LOC117528886 gene encoding metal transporter CNNM4-like isoform X1 yields the protein MATERSGQRGGALTVVVFVWSAVTGAAEAVSGGSQVLGMRLERSDRPASTTEDGVIQLTEESSALLRFYGLQLHAGTGTHIRFTELLPRGGEEEQQEEQRDNRTCVDFTQDITVGTVMNVSSRGTSGLVTVRVKPLRKNEARKEYALCARGAEGSGWLLLGDTDGRVLVVEEKKSLLPLWLQVGLICCLLALSGMFSGLNLGLMALDPMELRIVQSCGTDKEKKYARKIEPIRSKGNYLLCSLLLGNVLVNTTLTILLDDLIGSGLGAVVASTIGIVIFGEIVPQALCSRHGLAVGANTIVLTKFFMLLTFPLSFPVSKLLDVLLGQEIGTVYNREKLVEMLKVTEPYNDLVKEELNMIQGALELRTKTVEDVMTPLANCFMMQADAVLDFNTMSEIMESGYTRIPVYDDERSNIVDILYVKDLAFVDPDDCTTLKTITKFYNHPVHFVFHDTKLDAMLEEFKKGKSHLAIVQKVNNEGEGDPFYEVLGLVTLEDVIEEIIKSEILDESDLYTDNRNGKKVDPNKNKRNFSAFKQDGDSKVKISPQLLLAAHRFLATEVSQFSPFQITEKVLLRILRHPDVIQELKFNENDKRSPQHFLYQRGKPVDYFVLILQGRVEVEAGKENMRFETGPFSYYGIMALSSLSQAVTPPLSPSVNSPPPRRLSLKRFSLFSRFPEFRSPSHGSNLNRSVSLSCAERAPEGSSVCGSNTQIPGTPFQYVPDFCARALTDLQFVKITRAQYQNGLLASRLDSSPQSPEGSRCLDTAVSLPPVTPPGTQTPLPLATPPVKRPLSGAQPVPPNSHVSLPPTTSSSGRPPSQFLQQVSHSSSNHTPLSQTPPASTGTITSTSNPHMTQTSRHSLKSQLMPRSAGLTNGPGETTTLLSEQQNCVGPQRPGHTQAPPHLHPVSHVHTESTI
- the LOC117528886 gene encoding metal transporter CNNM4-like isoform X2 — translated: MATERSGQRGGALTVVVFVWSAVTGAAEAVSGGSQVLGMRLERSDRPASTTEDGVIQLTEESSALLRFYGLQLHAGTGTHIRFTELLPRGGEEEQQEEQRDNRTCVDFTQDITVGTVMNVSSRGTSGLVTVRVKPLRKNEARKEYALCARGAEGSGWLLLGDTDGRVLVVEEKKSLLPLWLQVGLICCLLALSGMFSGLNLGLMALDPMELRIVQSCGTDKEKKYARKIEPIRSKGNYLLCSLLLGNVLVNTTLTILLDDLIGSGLGAVVASTIGIVIFGEIVPQALCSRHGLAVGANTIVLTKFFMLLTFPLSFPVSKLLDVLLGQEIGTVYNREKLVEMLKVTEPYNDLVKEELNMIQGALELRTKTVEDVMTPLANCFMMQADAVLDFNTMSEIMESGYTRIPVYDDERSNIVDILYVKDLAFVDPDDCTTLKTITKFYNHPVHFVFHDTKLDAMLEEFKKGKSHLAIVQKVNNEGEGDPFYEVLGLVTLEDVIEEIIKSEILDESDLYTDNRNGKKVDPNKNKRNFSAFKQDGDSKVKISPQLLLAAHRFLATEVSQFSPFQITEKVLLRILRHPDVIQELKFNENDKRSPQHFLYQRGKPVDYFVLILQGRVEVEAGKENMRFETGPFSYYGIMALSSLSQEFRSPSHGSNLNRSVSLSCAERAPEGSSVCGSNTQIPGTPFQYVPDFCARALTDLQFVKITRAQYQNGLLASRLDSSPQSPEGSRCLDTAVSLPPVTPPGTQTPLPLATPPVKRPLSGAQPVPPNSHVSLPPTTSSSGRPPSQFLQQVSHSSSNHTPLSQTPPASTGTITSTSNPHMTQTSRHSLKSQLMPRSAGLTNGPGETTTLLSEQQNCVGPQRPGHTQAPPHLHPVSHVHTESTI